From a single Cyclobacterium marinum DSM 745 genomic region:
- the sppA gene encoding signal peptide peptidase SppA, which produces MKFLSNVLAVIVGLLIFWVIGFFLLAGIIAIGSSGDQATIEENSVLHIKLNGIPIVESAPDDDIGLPTLPYLGNTTTIGLNQIIKAIRTAEENDDIKGIYLESGMLSAGQAHILEIRNALKEFRNSGKFIISYSEYYTEPGYFLSSVADEIYVNPIGDVEFNGLASAPVFFKGLFEKLEIEPVIFRVGEFKSAVEPFILKKMSEENQLQTKQYLNDINNVLVESVAESRQLDLEKMRAVNDGMLVRNAQDALDYKLVDGLWYDDQVKTRLKEKLGLSEDSKEINSIGITGINQTAKAKNRLSENTIALIIADGEIVGGEALDQISSDRFLKEIRKARKNEDVKAIVIRINSPGGSVIASEVIWRELSEAQKEKPLIASMSNYAASGGYYIAAPADTIVAYPNTITGSIGIFGLWFNAKGFLNNKLGITTDEVKTGQYSNLLDPTKTISETEKAIMQKKVEEGYDTFISRVSEGRKMSKEQVLAIAGGRVWSGKMAKEKGLVDVLGGFDDAIEIAAKKAGIEEDYKLVVYPKQKSMLEQIMEDFGTDVESTYQRIKMGQSYEIFKTLEKLEKLQGRMVLLPFQSEIK; this is translated from the coding sequence ATGAAATTTTTAAGCAATGTATTGGCCGTCATTGTTGGTCTGCTAATTTTCTGGGTAATAGGTTTCTTTTTATTGGCCGGAATTATCGCTATTGGATCCAGTGGAGATCAAGCAACTATTGAAGAAAATTCAGTGCTACACATAAAGCTTAACGGTATTCCTATTGTAGAAAGCGCACCTGATGATGATATTGGTTTACCAACCCTACCCTATCTTGGGAATACTACCACTATAGGGCTCAATCAAATAATAAAAGCCATCCGCACAGCTGAAGAAAATGACGATATCAAGGGGATTTACTTGGAAAGCGGTATGCTTTCGGCGGGTCAGGCCCATATTCTAGAAATTAGAAATGCGCTTAAGGAGTTTAGAAATAGCGGAAAATTTATTATTTCTTATTCTGAGTACTATACTGAGCCCGGTTATTTTCTTAGTTCCGTCGCAGATGAAATCTACGTCAACCCCATAGGGGATGTCGAGTTCAATGGTCTGGCAAGTGCACCGGTTTTCTTCAAAGGCCTATTTGAAAAACTAGAGATTGAACCTGTAATATTTAGAGTAGGTGAATTTAAAAGCGCCGTTGAACCATTCATTTTAAAGAAAATGAGTGAAGAAAACCAACTACAGACCAAACAATACCTCAATGACATCAACAATGTTCTCGTAGAAAGTGTAGCTGAAAGCCGTCAACTTGACCTCGAAAAGATGAGGGCGGTTAATGATGGCATGTTGGTAAGAAATGCTCAAGATGCGCTTGACTACAAATTGGTCGACGGGCTTTGGTATGATGATCAGGTAAAAACACGATTGAAGGAAAAGTTGGGCTTATCAGAAGACAGCAAAGAAATCAATAGTATCGGCATCACAGGAATCAATCAAACTGCAAAAGCAAAAAATCGCCTTTCTGAAAATACCATAGCACTTATCATTGCTGATGGTGAGATAGTGGGAGGTGAAGCTTTGGATCAAATTAGTTCTGATCGCTTTCTGAAAGAAATCAGAAAAGCAAGAAAAAATGAGGACGTGAAGGCCATAGTAATAAGAATTAACTCTCCAGGAGGCTCCGTAATTGCTTCGGAGGTAATTTGGAGGGAGCTTTCTGAAGCCCAAAAAGAAAAGCCATTGATCGCTTCCATGTCCAACTATGCTGCATCCGGAGGCTATTATATAGCTGCACCGGCAGACACCATCGTGGCCTATCCCAACACCATTACCGGATCTATTGGTATTTTTGGTTTATGGTTTAATGCCAAGGGATTCTTGAACAACAAACTTGGCATTACTACAGATGAAGTCAAAACAGGACAATATTCGAACTTACTCGACCCGACGAAAACTATTTCAGAAACAGAAAAAGCCATCATGCAAAAAAAGGTAGAAGAAGGTTATGATACTTTTATTAGCAGAGTTTCTGAAGGCCGAAAGATGAGCAAAGAGCAAGTGTTAGCCATTGCCGGTGGCAGGGTTTGGTCCGGTAAAATGGCCAAAGAAAAAGGTTTGGTAGATGTTCTTGGAGGTTTTGATGATGCCATCGAGATTGCAGCGAAAAAAGCCGGCATAGAGGAGGACTACAAATTGGTGGTTTACCCTAAACAAAAGAGCATGTTAGAACAGATTATGGAAGATTTTGGCACTGATGTAGAAAGCACCTACCAACGCATCAAAATGGGTCAATCCTATGAAATCTTTAAAACTCTTGAAAAACTCGAAAAACTGCAAGGCAGGATGGTGCTTTTACCTTTTCAATCAGAAATTAAATAA
- the fabD gene encoding ACP S-malonyltransferase: protein MVAYMFPGQGAQFPGMGKSLYESSSEAKALFEKANEILGFSITDIMFDGTQEELKQTNVTQPAVFLHSAIAALTASNFNPDMVAGHSLGEFSALVANKALKFEDALKLVHQRALAMQEACEINPSTMAAILGLADEKVEEICASIEGQTVVAANYNCPGQLVISGSLEGIQIACEQLKEAGAKRALPLPVGGAFHSPLMEPAKLKLEAAINATTFSEPICPVYQNVSTTAVSDIEAIKANLIAQLTAPVKWTQSVQNMIKDGASTFIECGPGKVLQGLVKKINKEAETKSLD, encoded by the coding sequence ATGGTAGCTTATATGTTTCCGGGCCAAGGAGCCCAATTCCCAGGCATGGGGAAATCACTTTATGAAAGCAGTTCTGAAGCCAAAGCATTATTTGAAAAGGCCAATGAAATTCTTGGGTTTAGTATAACAGATATCATGTTTGATGGTACCCAAGAAGAATTAAAACAAACCAATGTAACCCAACCGGCCGTTTTTCTTCATTCCGCCATAGCCGCATTAACTGCTTCTAACTTTAATCCCGACATGGTAGCAGGCCATTCCTTAGGGGAATTTTCTGCCCTTGTAGCCAATAAAGCATTAAAATTTGAGGACGCATTAAAACTGGTCCACCAAAGGGCCCTCGCCATGCAAGAAGCTTGTGAAATCAACCCTTCAACTATGGCAGCAATCCTTGGTTTAGCTGATGAGAAAGTAGAAGAAATTTGTGCTTCCATTGAAGGACAAACAGTTGTAGCAGCCAATTACAATTGCCCCGGGCAATTGGTGATTTCAGGAAGTCTGGAAGGGATACAAATTGCCTGTGAGCAATTAAAAGAAGCCGGTGCTAAGCGGGCTCTCCCATTGCCTGTGGGAGGCGCTTTTCATTCACCATTAATGGAGCCTGCCAAGCTAAAGCTGGAAGCTGCTATTAATGCTACTACTTTTTCCGAACCGATTTGCCCTGTCTACCAAAACGTAAGTACCACTGCGGTAAGCGATATTGAAGCCATCAAGGCAAATTTAATAGCCCAGCTTACAGCTCCTGTCAAGTGGACCCAATCTGTGCAAAACATGATTAAAGATGGGGCTTCAACCTTTATAGAATGTGGACCAGGTAAAGTATTGCAAGGTTTAGTAAAAAAGATCAATAAAGAAGCAGAAACCAAATCACTCGATTAG
- the folK gene encoding 2-amino-4-hydroxy-6-hydroxymethyldihydropteridine diphosphokinase, with product MHQVVLGLGGNRGDRLALLNKASQLLAQKMDLEKASSIYHTAAWGGNSHGAYLNQVLVLRTSMKAEECLNFIQQIENQLGRKRGVKWGDRTMDIDILYFDHEIIETERLKVPHPHLTSRNFVLVPLAEVLPEFIHPQFGKSSLELMQKCEDKLKVKVWQKEG from the coding sequence ATGCATCAGGTAGTATTGGGCTTAGGTGGAAATAGGGGAGACCGGCTTGCCTTGCTAAACAAAGCAAGCCAACTACTCGCCCAAAAAATGGACTTGGAAAAGGCGTCTTCAATCTATCATACAGCCGCTTGGGGAGGGAATTCGCATGGGGCCTATTTAAATCAGGTGCTTGTTTTGAGAACGTCTATGAAGGCGGAGGAATGCTTGAATTTTATCCAACAAATTGAAAATCAATTGGGCAGGAAGCGTGGGGTGAAGTGGGGAGATAGAACCATGGATATTGACATTCTGTATTTTGACCATGAAATCATTGAGACTGAAAGGCTGAAAGTGCCACATCCTCATTTGACCTCAAGAAACTTTGTGCTCGTTCCTTTGGCAGAAGTATTACCGGAATTTATTCATCCTCAGTTTGGGAAGTCTTCCTTAGAATTAATGCAAAAGTGTGAAGATAAATTAAAAGTGAAGGTTTGGCAAAAGGAGGGGTAG
- a CDS encoding endonuclease/exonuclease/phosphatase family protein encodes MNISNFSGFKAPIFNLSILKIQVALFLLIGIQVPEGFAQETYNIATYNIRYANQNDEGNLWEDRAPHLINLIQFHEMDIIGTQEGLFNQLEMVKEGLNFPYIGVGRDTGKKEGEFSAVFYNPEKFTLIEQNTFWLSPTPEKPSKGWDASLNRVCSWAKFKTQDGQEFYVFNVHYDHRGQKAREESSKLLLKKIKSINKDNLPCILTGDFNIEDDNPAYDEITKGNLMKDSKKESLLPPYGPLGTFTGFKWDMLPDRRIDYIFVNDKVKTLHHGTISDNYGKKYPSDHFPVMVKVQLGN; translated from the coding sequence ATGAATATTTCCAACTTTTCAGGATTTAAAGCACCCATTTTCAATCTATCAATTTTAAAAATTCAAGTAGCACTATTCTTACTGATTGGGATTCAGGTCCCCGAAGGATTTGCCCAAGAAACCTACAATATCGCTACCTATAACATTCGCTATGCCAACCAAAATGATGAGGGCAATTTATGGGAAGACAGAGCCCCACATTTGATAAACTTGATACAATTCCATGAAATGGACATCATTGGAACCCAAGAGGGATTGTTTAACCAGCTTGAAATGGTTAAAGAAGGTTTAAATTTCCCCTATATTGGTGTGGGAAGAGATACAGGAAAGAAGGAAGGAGAGTTTAGTGCTGTATTTTATAACCCCGAAAAATTCACTTTAATTGAGCAGAATACTTTTTGGCTTTCTCCTACTCCAGAAAAACCCTCTAAAGGCTGGGATGCCTCATTGAACCGGGTTTGTTCTTGGGCTAAATTCAAAACCCAAGATGGCCAGGAATTCTATGTTTTCAATGTTCACTATGACCACAGAGGACAAAAAGCAAGGGAAGAAAGCAGCAAGTTATTGCTTAAAAAAATCAAATCTATCAACAAAGATAATCTCCCATGTATTCTTACAGGAGATTTTAATATAGAGGATGACAATCCTGCCTACGATGAAATCACCAAGGGGAATCTAATGAAAGACAGTAAAAAAGAATCTTTACTCCCTCCTTATGGGCCATTGGGCACCTTTACCGGGTTTAAATGGGATATGTTACCCGATAGGAGAATAGATTACATTTTTGTCAACGATAAAGTAAAAACGCTTCACCACGGAACCATATCGGATAATTATGGCAAAAAATACCCTTCTGATCATTTCCCGGTAATGGTAAAAGTTCAACTGGGAAATTAA